A genomic window from Glaciihabitans sp. INWT7 includes:
- a CDS encoding AarF/ABC1/UbiB kinase family protein gives MPPDRGTSTASQIDPAYRARYRRIMRFSASALAQTWWFELVLPRFGLRRLAARSRTKRVQRIARRFYVLAADLGGLMIKVGQFLSSRLDILPPEITKELEGLQDEVEPELFESIRRQAEGELGMPLEQAYASFEQIPIAAASLGQAHRARLTAGIAADVGFENVVVKVQRPGIEKIVEVDLAALRRVARWLSHVKLVSNRADAPALVEEFAATSLEEIDYLHEAASAERFAEDFASDARIGAPVIVWDRSALRVLTLSDVTAIKISDVAGLSAAGIDPAEVAQELARSTFQQIFVAGFFHADPHPGNIFITPGRPGTDEDWRLTYVDFGMMGEISDSLRSGLRDFILAAVGRDGRALVASLERLGVLLKTADTNELERAMTALFDRFGGMGVAELQTVDPRELEKFARGFGETIRALPFQLPENFLLLVRSISLISGVTSALNKDFNMWDAVDPFARTVLSSTSGNALRGIGQQAVTYANTLARLPRRLDELATRLDRGQVAVRAPEVDRRLRSIERSVSRLASALVFATLLIAGVLQRPTDETLGWVLMAASTLPLLHVLVTARRR, from the coding sequence ATGCCGCCCGATCGCGGCACCAGCACTGCATCGCAGATAGACCCCGCTTACCGCGCGCGGTATCGCCGCATCATGCGGTTCTCCGCGTCCGCACTGGCGCAGACCTGGTGGTTCGAGCTCGTTCTGCCACGATTCGGTCTGCGCCGACTCGCGGCCCGCAGCCGCACCAAGCGGGTGCAGCGCATCGCCCGTCGCTTCTACGTGCTCGCCGCCGATCTCGGCGGACTGATGATCAAGGTGGGCCAGTTCCTGTCGTCGCGCCTCGACATCCTTCCGCCCGAGATCACTAAAGAGCTCGAGGGGTTGCAGGATGAGGTTGAGCCCGAGCTGTTCGAGAGCATCCGCCGCCAGGCCGAAGGGGAACTGGGGATGCCGCTTGAGCAGGCCTACGCCTCGTTCGAGCAGATTCCCATCGCCGCGGCATCCCTCGGCCAGGCCCATCGCGCTCGTCTGACCGCGGGGATCGCCGCGGACGTCGGTTTCGAGAACGTCGTCGTGAAGGTGCAGCGACCGGGCATCGAGAAGATCGTCGAGGTCGATCTCGCGGCGCTCCGTCGGGTGGCCCGCTGGCTCTCCCACGTGAAACTGGTGTCGAACCGCGCCGACGCTCCAGCGCTGGTCGAGGAGTTCGCCGCGACGAGTCTGGAGGAGATCGACTACCTGCACGAGGCCGCGAGCGCCGAGCGCTTCGCGGAGGATTTCGCGAGCGACGCGCGCATCGGCGCACCTGTCATCGTCTGGGACCGCAGCGCCCTTCGCGTGCTCACGCTGTCGGATGTGACCGCGATCAAGATCTCGGATGTCGCGGGCCTCAGCGCTGCGGGAATCGACCCGGCGGAGGTCGCACAGGAGCTCGCGCGATCCACGTTCCAGCAGATCTTCGTCGCCGGGTTCTTCCACGCGGATCCGCATCCGGGCAACATCTTCATCACGCCGGGAAGGCCCGGAACCGACGAGGACTGGCGCCTCACCTACGTGGACTTCGGGATGATGGGCGAGATCTCCGACTCGCTTCGGAGCGGCCTTCGAGACTTCATCCTCGCCGCGGTCGGCCGGGACGGTCGCGCCCTTGTCGCCTCCCTCGAACGCCTCGGGGTGCTGCTCAAGACGGCGGACACCAACGAACTCGAGCGGGCCATGACCGCCCTGTTCGACCGCTTCGGCGGCATGGGTGTCGCCGAGTTGCAGACCGTCGACCCGCGTGAGCTGGAGAAGTTCGCGAGGGGATTCGGCGAGACGATCCGTGCCCTGCCATTCCAGCTGCCGGAGAACTTCCTGCTGCTGGTGCGGAGCATCTCCCTCATCTCGGGGGTGACGAGCGCCCTCAATAAAGACTTCAACATGTGGGATGCGGTCGACCCCTTCGCCCGCACCGTGCTGAGTTCGACCAGTGGCAACGCGCTCCGCGGCATCGGCCAGCAGGCGGTGACCTACGCGAACACCCTCGCTCGGCTTCCGCGGCGCCTCGATGAACTCGCCACCCGCCTCGACCGGGGACAGGTCGCCGTGCGTGCCCCGGAGGTCGACCGCCGCCTGCGGTCGATCGAGCGCTCCGTGAGTCGCCTCGCCTCCGCGCTCGTCTTCGCGACGCTGCTCATCGCCGGGGTGCTGCAGCGCCCGACGGATGAGACGCTCGGCTGGGTGCTGATGGCCGCGTCCACGCTTCCGTTGCTGCACGTGTTGGTGACCGCCCGGCGACGCTGA
- a CDS encoding nuclease-related domain-containing protein, with protein MSLSQEEGARTDFAGIQALSSRAAGYAVAEKCLQVQADAEALDPSLRTTDRLTLADEAWSWYTGALAEIEVGALLASLGPDWFVRHAVPIGAGTKDVDHLVVGPGGVFAINTKHHAGASVWVGDVVLRINYANTNHLRQALADGQDVKRRLTGRVEFPVPVRSVVAILHARSITDKRESTDRPVAVIDAKRLASWLVDQPQRLSANQLELIKLAAEEPATWHRDPRAADTLRVMQRFERLVDQVGTPAPPVSEQARTRAAAARPASRPTTRVRSAPRRRTAARPRPTGRTAVDLIRLWMSIAVVVVVIFVIRDLANQPCTTPLGCLIPSIYLGFKPLLQLLLVATVGVGIIRTLGWMLRLARR; from the coding sequence ATGAGTTTGTCTCAGGAGGAGGGTGCGCGAACGGACTTCGCGGGCATCCAGGCACTGTCATCTCGAGCGGCCGGATACGCGGTCGCCGAGAAGTGCCTTCAGGTGCAGGCTGATGCCGAGGCGCTCGATCCCTCGCTGCGAACGACGGATCGCCTCACCCTCGCCGACGAGGCCTGGTCCTGGTACACGGGCGCACTCGCGGAGATCGAGGTCGGCGCACTGCTCGCGAGTCTCGGACCGGACTGGTTCGTGCGACACGCGGTTCCCATCGGAGCGGGCACGAAAGACGTCGACCATCTGGTCGTCGGCCCTGGCGGAGTCTTCGCCATCAACACCAAACATCACGCCGGTGCCTCCGTATGGGTGGGTGACGTCGTGCTGCGCATCAACTACGCGAACACGAATCATCTGCGTCAGGCGCTCGCCGACGGCCAGGATGTGAAGCGGCGACTGACCGGGAGGGTCGAATTCCCTGTGCCCGTGAGATCCGTTGTCGCGATTCTCCATGCGCGGAGCATCACCGACAAGCGCGAGTCGACCGACCGCCCCGTCGCGGTCATCGACGCGAAGCGGCTGGCCTCCTGGCTCGTCGACCAGCCCCAGCGGCTCAGCGCAAACCAGCTCGAGCTGATCAAGCTGGCCGCCGAGGAACCCGCCACCTGGCACCGTGACCCCCGTGCCGCCGACACGCTGCGGGTGATGCAGCGCTTCGAGCGACTCGTCGACCAGGTGGGCACGCCCGCTCCTCCGGTGAGCGAGCAGGCGCGCACCCGAGCCGCGGCAGCCCGCCCGGCTTCGCGCCCGACCACACGCGTACGGTCTGCACCGCGCCGACGCACGGCCGCTCGCCCTCGGCCCACTGGCCGAACCGCCGTCGACCTGATCAGGCTGTGGATGTCCATCGCCGTCGTGGTCGTGGTGATCTTCGTGATCCGTGACCTCGCGAATCAACCGTGCACGACGCCGCTCGGCTGCCTGATTCCGTCCATCTATCTCGGATTCAAGCCCCTGCTCCAACTGTTACTCGTGGCGACGGTCGGCGTCGGGATCATCCGAACGCTCGGCTGGATGCTGCGGCTCGCACGGCGCTGA
- a CDS encoding SLC13 family permease, which yields MSIQVILALAVFVGAYILIATEKVPRVTVALVGAGLMVIIGATDKKGIFFSQESGIDWNVIFLLLGMMIIVGILQQSGLFEFLAIWAAKRAKGRPFVIMVMLVLITAVLSAFLDNVTTVLLIAPVTLLICDRLNISPIPFLIAEVMSSNIGGAATLIGDPPNIIIASRGGLSFNDFIVNVAPIIVILLVVFIGLCWLMFRKQLSFDPARVTRVMALNEREAIRDVPLLVKSLSVLALVIAGFILHSLVNLEPAIVALLGAGLLVLITRLETRKIFADVEWQTLLFFAGLFIMVGGLVSLGVIEAVGQAAIEAVGTNYLGATAGLLFGSAVFSGIVDNIPYVATLAPLVNDLVQAGGQPAQPLWWALTLGADLGGNATAVGASANVVVLGIAMRNGHPISFWTFTKYGLIVTAVTVTLCLPYLWLRYFA from the coding sequence ATGAGTATCCAGGTCATCCTGGCGCTTGCGGTCTTCGTCGGCGCCTACATCCTCATCGCGACCGAGAAGGTGCCACGCGTCACCGTCGCCCTCGTCGGCGCCGGTCTCATGGTGATCATCGGCGCGACCGATAAGAAGGGGATCTTCTTCTCCCAGGAGAGCGGAATCGACTGGAACGTCATCTTCCTGCTGCTGGGCATGATGATCATCGTCGGCATCCTGCAGCAATCGGGTCTGTTCGAGTTCCTCGCGATCTGGGCGGCGAAACGGGCGAAGGGCCGACCCTTCGTCATCATGGTCATGCTGGTGCTGATCACCGCCGTGCTCTCCGCGTTCCTCGACAATGTGACGACGGTTCTGCTCATCGCCCCCGTCACCCTCCTGATCTGCGACCGACTCAACATCTCGCCGATTCCCTTCCTCATCGCCGAGGTCATGTCCAGCAACATCGGAGGGGCGGCGACGCTGATCGGCGATCCGCCCAACATCATCATCGCCAGTCGGGGCGGCCTCAGCTTCAACGACTTCATCGTGAACGTCGCGCCGATCATCGTCATCCTGCTCGTGGTCTTCATCGGCCTCTGCTGGCTCATGTTCCGCAAGCAGCTCAGCTTCGATCCGGCTCGGGTCACGCGGGTGATGGCGCTCAATGAGCGGGAGGCGATCCGTGATGTGCCGCTGCTCGTCAAGTCGCTGAGCGTGTTGGCGCTGGTGATCGCCGGCTTCATCCTTCACTCGCTCGTCAACCTCGAGCCGGCGATCGTCGCACTGCTGGGGGCCGGGCTTCTCGTGCTCATCACCCGGCTCGAGACCCGCAAGATCTTCGCGGATGTCGAGTGGCAGACACTGCTCTTCTTCGCCGGTCTCTTCATCATGGTGGGCGGGCTGGTGAGCCTCGGAGTGATCGAAGCCGTCGGCCAGGCGGCGATCGAGGCCGTGGGCACCAACTACCTCGGTGCGACGGCCGGGCTCCTGTTCGGCTCCGCCGTGTTCTCGGGCATCGTGGACAACATCCCCTATGTCGCCACTCTCGCGCCGCTCGTCAACGACCTGGTGCAGGCCGGTGGCCAGCCCGCCCAACCGCTCTGGTGGGCGCTGACGCTCGGCGCAGACCTCGGCGGCAACGCCACCGCGGTGGGAGCCAGTGCCAACGTGGTCGTGCTCGGCATCGCGATGCGCAACGGTCATCCCATCTCTTTCTGGACATTCACCAAGTACGGGCTCATCGTGACCGCCGTCACGGTCACGCTCTGCCTGCCATACCTCTGGTTGAGGTACTTCGCCTGA
- a CDS encoding LysR family transcriptional regulator → MELRQLEHFVTVADERHFTRAAELLQISQSGLSASIRALETELGISLFVRSTRRVELTAAGQALLADSIRTLASAAAAQNAVAAVRGLVRGRLTVGAEPCIGAIDLPAELGRFRLANPGVEVRLRYEGSVDQLESVASGLRDVALVVVTGLAPQGVRLRPVSSQKLVVLCHPEHQFASRSVVDIESLHDQPMIGFQPGWGAHVLARRAFAAAGYDYRTAMEVNDVHPLLDLVGYNLGVAIVPASFAAKRPGTLCAVPLPENVPHWTVAVAMADEPSPAATAFLDQLFEESPQAPSSIESSSAVRVTSAA, encoded by the coding sequence ATGGAATTGCGTCAACTCGAACACTTCGTCACCGTCGCCGATGAGAGGCACTTCACCCGGGCGGCCGAGCTGCTTCAGATCTCGCAGTCGGGTCTCTCCGCGTCCATCAGGGCCCTCGAAACCGAGCTCGGCATCTCGCTGTTCGTCCGCAGCACGCGCCGCGTCGAACTCACCGCCGCCGGGCAGGCGCTGCTCGCCGACTCCATCCGCACTCTCGCGAGCGCCGCCGCCGCGCAGAACGCGGTCGCAGCGGTGCGCGGCCTCGTGCGCGGGCGCCTCACCGTCGGCGCGGAGCCGTGCATCGGTGCGATCGACCTCCCCGCGGAACTCGGGCGATTCCGGCTCGCGAACCCCGGCGTCGAGGTGCGGCTGCGCTACGAGGGATCCGTCGATCAGCTCGAGAGCGTCGCGAGCGGGCTCCGGGACGTGGCCCTGGTCGTGGTGACCGGTCTCGCCCCGCAGGGGGTGCGACTGCGTCCGGTGAGCTCACAGAAGCTCGTGGTGCTGTGCCACCCGGAGCATCAGTTCGCCTCACGGAGCGTGGTCGACATCGAGTCGCTGCACGACCAGCCGATGATCGGCTTCCAGCCCGGGTGGGGCGCCCACGTGCTGGCGCGCCGGGCGTTCGCGGCGGCGGGATACGACTACCGCACCGCGATGGAGGTCAATGACGTGCATCCGCTGCTCGACCTCGTGGGCTATAACCTCGGGGTCGCGATCGTGCCGGCGAGCTTCGCCGCGAAGCGTCCGGGCACCCTCTGCGCCGTGCCGCTGCCCGAGAACGTGCCGCACTGGACGGTCGCCGTCGCGATGGCGGACGAACCGAGTCCGGCCGCCACCGCATTCCTCGACCAGTTGTTCGAGGAGAGCCCTCAGGCTCCGTCGAGCATCGAGAGCTCGTCGGCGGTCAGGGTGACCTCGGCCGCCTGA
- a CDS encoding aldo/keto reductase, with product MKTRTIGDVQVSEIGLGGMPMSIEGRPDEARSIATIHAALDLGVTLFDTADAYHLTATDVGHNESLIAKAIASWGGDTSAVLVATKGGHLRPGDGSWTQNGRPEYLKQAAEASLKRLGGDAIGLYQFHRPDSEVPYEDSVGAIRDLLDAGTIRQAGISNANPEQIRLANEVLGGRLVSVQNQFSPAFRSSEPELELCAELGIAFLPWSPLGGITSAASLGDRFAAFGKVAADRGVTPQVVCLAWELAKSPRVIPIPGASRPESITNSVQAAEVTLTADELSMLDGA from the coding sequence ATGAAGACACGAACCATCGGCGATGTGCAGGTCAGCGAGATCGGCCTCGGCGGCATGCCCATGTCCATCGAAGGGCGGCCCGACGAGGCCCGCTCCATCGCAACCATCCACGCGGCACTCGACCTGGGCGTGACCCTCTTCGACACGGCGGACGCCTACCATCTGACCGCGACGGATGTCGGCCACAACGAGTCCCTCATCGCAAAGGCGATCGCCTCCTGGGGTGGGGACACGTCGGCCGTGCTCGTCGCCACCAAGGGCGGACACCTGCGCCCGGGTGACGGCTCCTGGACCCAGAACGGCCGACCCGAATACCTGAAGCAGGCGGCTGAGGCATCGCTGAAGCGCTTGGGCGGCGACGCGATCGGCCTCTACCAGTTTCATCGGCCCGACTCCGAGGTTCCCTACGAAGACTCCGTCGGAGCGATCCGCGATCTGCTCGATGCCGGCACCATTCGACAGGCGGGGATCTCCAACGCCAACCCGGAGCAGATCCGACTGGCCAACGAGGTGCTCGGCGGCCGACTCGTGTCGGTGCAGAACCAGTTCTCGCCGGCCTTCCGCAGCAGCGAGCCGGAACTCGAACTGTGCGCTGAGCTCGGCATCGCATTTCTGCCGTGGAGCCCGCTCGGAGGCATCACCTCCGCCGCATCGCTCGGCGACAGGTTCGCGGCGTTCGGAAAGGTGGCGGCCGACCGCGGCGTCACCCCGCAGGTCGTGTGTCTCGCCTGGGAGTTGGCGAAGTCGCCTCGGGTGATCCCGATCCCCGGCGCGTCTCGACCGGAGAGCATCACCAACTCGGTTCAGGCGGCCGAGGTCACCCTGACCGCCGACGAGCTCTCGATGCTCGACGGAGCCTGA
- a CDS encoding aldo/keto reductase, protein MEYTHLGRSGLTVSRLCLGTMNFGPQTTESDSFAIMDSAQDYGINFFDTANVYGGELGRGTTETILGNWFEQGNGRREHTVLATKLYGDMTQRPNEGKLSALNIRRALDASLSRLKTDYIDLYQFHHVDRDTPWDEIWQAMETAVAQGKILYAGSSNFAGWHIATAQAEARRRNFTGLVSEQSIYNLLTRDIELEVIPSAQGNGLGIIPWSPLHGGLLGGVVRKERGGKRRLEGRAAEMLETHRDAIERYEDFAEELGHEPGDVGLAWLLHQPAVTAPIVGPRTMDQLDAAVRALDVTLDAAALARLDEIFPGRKTAPEDYAW, encoded by the coding sequence ATGGAATACACGCATCTCGGCCGCTCGGGCCTCACCGTCTCCCGCCTCTGCCTCGGAACCATGAACTTCGGGCCGCAGACGACGGAGTCCGACTCCTTCGCCATCATGGACTCGGCGCAGGACTACGGCATCAACTTCTTCGACACGGCGAACGTGTACGGCGGCGAACTCGGCCGCGGTACGACCGAGACGATCCTCGGCAACTGGTTCGAGCAGGGCAACGGTCGGCGCGAGCACACCGTGCTCGCCACAAAGCTCTACGGCGACATGACGCAGCGGCCGAACGAGGGCAAGCTCTCGGCGCTGAACATCCGTCGTGCTCTCGACGCGAGCCTGTCGCGACTGAAGACCGACTACATCGATCTCTACCAGTTCCACCATGTCGATCGGGACACCCCCTGGGACGAGATCTGGCAGGCGATGGAGACGGCCGTCGCGCAAGGCAAGATCCTGTACGCCGGCAGCAGCAACTTCGCGGGATGGCACATCGCCACGGCCCAGGCCGAGGCCCGTCGACGCAACTTCACCGGGCTGGTGAGCGAACAGTCCATCTACAACCTGCTCACGCGCGACATCGAGCTCGAGGTGATCCCCTCCGCCCAGGGCAACGGCCTCGGGATCATCCCGTGGTCGCCGCTGCACGGGGGACTCCTCGGCGGAGTGGTGCGCAAGGAGCGCGGCGGCAAACGTCGCCTGGAGGGGCGCGCCGCCGAGATGCTCGAGACTCATCGCGACGCCATCGAGCGTTATGAGGACTTCGCCGAGGAGCTCGGCCATGAGCCGGGCGATGTCGGCCTGGCCTGGTTGCTCCACCAGCCCGCGGTGACCGCGCCCATCGTCGGACCGCGAACCATGGACCAGCTGGATGCCGCGGTGCGCGCGCTCGACGTCACGCTCGACGCTGCCGCCCTCGCACGTCTCGACGAGATCTTCCCCGGTCGCAAGACTGCGCCCGAAGACTACGCCTGGTAA
- a CDS encoding LuxR C-terminal-related transcriptional regulator, with the protein MPMPVLATKLFVPLARAQAVARPRLVDRLDAGIRSGAKLTLISAPAGFGKTTVLGDWVSRIGQSEAGTRVAWLSIESGDNDPVRFFGYLVAALQYADAAIGAAIPAGEQPNEATLTALVNDLAASTHEILLVLDDFHLIEDRAVRDAMVFLLDHLPPTSHLVIASRSDPLLPIARLRARGELTEVRAADLRFTADEAAAFLNRSMGLALSPGDVAALEARTEGWIAGLQLAALSMRDRTDTSAFIAAFAGSNRFVIDYLIEEVLEQAPLDVRRFLCDTAILERFTAPLCEAVSGQSGGEEMLESLERANLFVVELDDRREWFRYHHLFADVLRARLLSGGPAHVAALHSRASGWFEANNLPEEGVSHALAASDFSRAARLIEATIPSVRKSRQDATLLGWLALLPDDTIGRRPVLGVFSAWFSLVSGDVAAVEAKLARAENSLEAGHDSEPGQELDTLPVTIGLYRASVALATGDLAGITRHAARALALTSTSDHLGRGAAAGLLGLGEWASGDLEAGVKAFGDASRSLRLAGNLTDALSTTMVLADMLIPLGRLAESRRAYEAALRESTTTLAGGPPTADLHGGFAEVLVELGALEAAEEHLAAGAALGDAAFSNEHHHRWFVSKALLAQSRGELDAALELLESAERHYRRGFFAEARSIAAMRARILIMQGHLPEAQAWADSLGLAPQDALSYLTEYSHITLARLLIAQGDPRAAALLERLLVAAEGAGRAGVVSELRALSGRTAGEASGARQGLSNRELQVLRLLATELTGPEIARELYVSVNTLRTHTRHIFEKLDVNGRTAAVRRGRELGVL; encoded by the coding sequence ATGCCGATGCCGGTCCTGGCGACAAAGCTCTTCGTGCCCCTGGCGCGGGCGCAGGCCGTCGCCCGCCCGCGACTCGTCGACCGGCTGGATGCGGGCATCCGGTCTGGCGCAAAACTCACCCTGATCTCCGCCCCGGCCGGATTCGGCAAGACGACCGTTCTCGGTGATTGGGTGTCGCGGATCGGCCAGTCGGAGGCCGGAACGCGGGTCGCCTGGCTATCGATCGAGTCCGGCGACAACGACCCGGTGCGGTTCTTCGGCTACCTCGTTGCCGCGCTGCAGTATGCCGATGCCGCCATCGGCGCGGCGATCCCAGCGGGCGAACAGCCGAACGAAGCGACCTTGACCGCCCTCGTCAACGACCTCGCCGCCAGCACCCACGAGATCCTTCTGGTGCTGGACGACTTCCACCTCATCGAAGACCGCGCGGTGCGCGACGCCATGGTCTTCTTGCTCGACCATCTGCCGCCGACCTCGCACCTGGTGATCGCGAGCCGCTCCGATCCCCTGCTGCCCATTGCGCGCCTGCGGGCGCGGGGCGAGCTCACGGAAGTGCGCGCCGCCGACCTGCGCTTCACGGCCGACGAGGCCGCCGCATTCCTCAATCGGTCCATGGGCCTGGCGCTCTCCCCCGGCGATGTCGCCGCTCTCGAAGCCCGCACGGAAGGATGGATCGCCGGGCTCCAGCTGGCCGCCCTGAGCATGCGGGACCGCACCGACACATCCGCCTTCATCGCTGCATTCGCCGGCAGCAACCGTTTCGTCATCGACTATCTCATCGAGGAGGTACTGGAGCAGGCGCCCCTCGACGTGCGCCGGTTTCTCTGCGACACCGCCATTCTCGAGAGGTTCACCGCGCCACTCTGCGAGGCGGTGAGCGGCCAGAGCGGGGGCGAGGAGATGCTCGAATCGCTCGAACGGGCGAACCTCTTCGTCGTCGAACTCGATGATCGCCGCGAATGGTTCCGCTACCACCACCTCTTCGCGGACGTGCTGCGGGCGCGTCTTCTCTCCGGTGGCCCCGCGCATGTTGCCGCTCTGCACAGCCGCGCCAGCGGATGGTTCGAGGCCAACAACCTGCCGGAGGAGGGCGTTTCCCACGCGCTGGCGGCCTCCGATTTCTCCCGCGCCGCGCGTCTGATCGAGGCCACGATTCCGAGTGTGCGGAAGTCCCGGCAAGACGCGACGCTGCTCGGATGGCTCGCCCTCCTCCCCGACGATACGATCGGTCGTCGGCCCGTGCTCGGGGTGTTCTCCGCTTGGTTCTCGCTGGTCTCCGGCGACGTCGCCGCTGTCGAGGCGAAACTGGCCCGCGCGGAGAACTCCCTCGAAGCCGGGCACGACTCGGAGCCCGGCCAGGAACTCGACACGCTCCCCGTCACGATCGGCCTGTATCGGGCATCCGTCGCGCTCGCCACCGGTGACTTGGCCGGCATCACCCGGCACGCCGCCCGGGCCCTCGCCCTCACCAGCACCTCCGATCACCTCGGGCGGGGTGCGGCCGCCGGGCTCCTCGGCCTGGGTGAGTGGGCCAGCGGCGATCTCGAGGCCGGCGTGAAGGCATTCGGCGACGCATCACGCAGCCTGCGTCTCGCCGGCAACCTGACCGATGCCCTGAGCACGACGATGGTGCTCGCCGACATGCTCATCCCCCTCGGCCGCCTCGCGGAGTCGCGGCGCGCGTACGAGGCGGCGTTGCGAGAGTCGACGACCACGCTGGCCGGTGGCCCACCCACCGCAGATCTCCACGGAGGCTTCGCCGAAGTGCTGGTCGAGCTCGGTGCCCTCGAGGCTGCCGAAGAGCACCTGGCCGCAGGTGCCGCCCTGGGCGACGCGGCGTTTTCGAATGAACACCATCACCGATGGTTCGTATCGAAAGCACTCCTCGCACAGTCCCGGGGTGAGCTCGACGCCGCTCTCGAACTGCTCGAGTCGGCTGAGCGGCACTATCGTCGGGGTTTCTTCGCCGAGGCCCGATCGATCGCGGCCATGAGGGCGCGCATCCTGATTATGCAGGGGCACCTGCCCGAGGCGCAGGCGTGGGCGGATTCTCTCGGCCTGGCCCCGCAGGATGCGCTCAGCTACCTGACCGAGTATTCCCACATCACCTTGGCGCGGCTGCTGATCGCGCAGGGCGACCCCCGCGCGGCCGCGCTGCTCGAACGGCTGCTCGTCGCCGCCGAGGGCGCTGGTCGGGCCGGGGTCGTGAGCGAACTGCGCGCGCTGTCCGGACGCACGGCTGGCGAGGCGAGCGGTGCCAGGCAGGGGCTGAGCAACCGCGAGCTGCAGGTGCTGCGACTGCTCGCCACCGAACTCACCGGCCCCGAGATCGCGCGCGAACTCTACGTCTCGGTGAACACTCTCCGCACCCACACCCGGCACATCTTCGAGAAGCTCGACGTGAACGGTCGCACCGCCGCCGTGCGGCGGGGGCGCGAACTCGGCGTTCTCTGA
- a CDS encoding DUF2306 domain-containing protein gives MTTSIARPTAGGITGTRRQWLVPAGLILLTLIPILAGEVRLHEIASGAVETAKNARFLESPIPVVTHIVSVTIFSILGAFQFVSALRRRRSWHRIAGRILIPAGLLTALSGMWMAAFYPHPAGEGLSLSIIRLAFGAAMVASIAFGIRAIVKRDFPSHGEWMTRAYAIAVAAGTQAIVLIPETIVFGPGNELPRTTFMAAAWVINLTIAELVVRRRRGIPAATR, from the coding sequence ATGACCACCTCCATCGCCAGACCGACCGCCGGAGGAATCACGGGCACGCGCCGCCAGTGGCTGGTGCCCGCCGGGCTGATCCTGCTCACCCTCATCCCGATCCTCGCCGGCGAAGTGCGACTGCACGAGATCGCCAGCGGCGCCGTCGAAACCGCGAAGAACGCGCGGTTTCTCGAATCGCCGATCCCGGTCGTGACCCACATCGTGAGCGTCACGATCTTCAGCATCCTCGGTGCGTTCCAGTTCGTCTCCGCGCTGCGGCGCCGTCGGAGCTGGCACCGCATCGCCGGTCGCATCCTGATCCCGGCCGGCCTGCTCACCGCGCTGTCGGGCATGTGGATGGCTGCCTTCTACCCGCACCCCGCCGGCGAGGGCCTCTCCCTCTCCATCATTCGCCTGGCTTTCGGGGCAGCGATGGTGGCGAGCATCGCTTTCGGCATACGCGCGATCGTGAAGCGTGACTTCCCCTCCCACGGGGAGTGGATGACCCGCGCCTACGCCATCGCTGTTGCCGCCGGCACCCAGGCGATCGTCCTCATCCCCGAGACGATCGTCTTCGGGCCCGGCAACGAGTTGCCTCGGACGACGTTCATGGCGGCCGCCTGGGTAATCAACCTCACGATCGCCGAGCTGGTCGTCCGTCGGCGTCGCGGTATCCCCGCGGCGACCCGCTGA
- a CDS encoding DUF4389 domain-containing protein, translating to MSYPLRLEATLDPHLSRWLWIVKMFLAIPHYVILVVLNTAFVITSLVAGIAILATGRYPRALFDFNVGVLRWNWRVGFSVYAALGTDAYPPFTLAATDYPATLEVDYPERLSRPRVLIAWLLAIPHLIVVGSFVGIIMLYPWDASASWQGGHPVGGYSVLNLLVVIAGVILLITGRYPTSLFEFLVGFSRWTYRVVAFVGLMTEVYPPFRLDAGGQEPDRESRSPASPLHESSAVTVR from the coding sequence ATGTCTTATCCGCTACGACTCGAAGCAACTCTCGACCCGCACCTGTCCCGCTGGCTGTGGATCGTCAAGATGTTCCTGGCCATCCCGCACTACGTGATCCTCGTCGTGCTCAATACGGCATTCGTGATCACCAGCCTGGTCGCGGGGATCGCGATTCTCGCGACCGGGCGCTATCCGCGTGCCCTGTTCGACTTCAACGTGGGAGTGCTGCGTTGGAACTGGCGCGTCGGCTTCTCCGTCTACGCGGCGCTCGGCACCGACGCCTATCCGCCATTCACCCTCGCCGCCACCGACTACCCCGCCACCCTCGAAGTCGACTACCCCGAGCGGCTGTCCCGGCCCCGCGTGCTCATCGCATGGCTGCTCGCCATTCCGCACCTCATTGTGGTGGGCTCGTTCGTCGGCATCATCATGCTCTACCCGTGGGATGCCTCCGCGAGCTGGCAGGGCGGGCATCCGGTCGGCGGGTACTCGGTGCTCAATCTGCTCGTCGTGATCGCGGGCGTCATTCTTCTCATCACGGGACGCTACCCGACCTCGCTCTTCGAGTTCCTGGTGGGATTCAGCCGCTGGACGTACCGCGTCGTCGCTTTCGTCGGGCTGATGACGGAGGTGTATCCGCCCTTCCGGCTGGATGCGGGCGGCCAGGAACCCGACCGAGAGTCGCGCTCCCCCGCCAGCCCACTGCACGAGAGCTCTGCGGTTACGGTGCGCTGA